A part of Halictus rubicundus isolate RS-2024b unplaced genomic scaffold, iyHalRubi1_principal scaffold0019, whole genome shotgun sequence genomic DNA contains:
- the LOC143363082 gene encoding uncharacterized protein LOC143363082, with product MADLVGNQRIIGQRISRIVVNLKKRGKANISMGMLQAGLSTLQELWADFRKGDSLVRAAAETDTKVRESSYLKADEYEDVQQDFIEQSGLLRDMISELKAAATVKEATNSNATAGETTSARSRAVLPKMSLPTFDGQYKDWPPFRDLFTSLIIADASLSPVERLHYLKGCMKGSAASLLKNVKTTAENFQVAWEKLEDRFENRRLLVQAQIRLLTKLPPVHKESSAEMQRLFDETFDAVDALANLDRPVTNATDWIVELTVERLDRQSRREWEESVKFCKELPTLEQLKTFMIGRIQTCEALEAPQSEGAAPRKTSQARGFKVHQVSKVGAAGRSCCLCQDQHYIQNCRQFRDQTPAERKDTVRRLSLCFNCLGNHQAHDCKSAKRCQRCEGKHHTMIHDAAPPAQENSSAGIHVQQVSTPVSSSAVILGTARVSVLGPLGHRSLVRVLIDPGSEVSLVSEALAQRLGLRRNQARIPLRGVGRSRAQFTRGKTELTISTHHGQETPLRIQAYVIPELSTYQPRHLPSPGGWPHIQGLKLADPGFHHSDPVDILLGAESYDLILLEGVKKGPPHTPVAQETLFGWILTGGSRSASCRGSADRVEAPVHHCRVDRELMASLSRFWEQEEIEVSIPVTEEDRRAEDHFAASYNRQPDGRFMVRLPFKTRPELGESRRTAVRTLDGLSSKFRRSTEFRVAYQDFLATYEALGHMSSTSPSHVNTYYLPHHGVLRESSTTTKLRVVFNGSMPSSNGKSINDFLLRGPNLLPNLADVLLKWRRHRFVFSADIEKMYRQILVHPEDRRWQRIVWRPAQREGIVDYELSTVTYGLACAPYLAIRCLHQLAQLEEHRYPRGSQAVQRDIYMDDVLTGADSLPEARSKQQEIRELLMAGGFPLRKWAANSRELLEGLSPEERKGIVEWDSPTSHSVLGIRWLPSLDCFQVSAAASTRNSGYTKRSVLSGTAQLFDPLGWLAPVTIVAKVLMQSLWLLKVGWDAPLPDKEDLLWQKFQQQLPTLQTVSVPRWLGICGPNQALEIHGFADASERAYAAVVYSRTVNEEGAATVSLIVAKSRVAPLKRVSLPRLELCAAFLLARLVQHVSKVLDLQDADLHLWSDSSVALSWIQGHPSRWPTYVANRVAEIQRMTPFAKWHHVRSAENPADCASRGLYPSELPSFDLWWRGPGWLTSPGHPRASSDPEASDEGAELAVHHVVRRLESPSGSMIERFSNLTRLLRVLAWCRRWIPGRSNGESTLSASEVHACQLTLLRQEQASHFEEEIRALRKGQPVPAKSRLAKLSPFMDADGVLRVGGRLQVANLAYDRTHPAILPDDSPLARLWVDAAHRRCLHGGTQLTLATLRQECWILKGRPMVKSCIRRCITCIRWRGQTALTKMGNLPVTRVTPCRPFFRSGIDYAGPIQLRAGRGRGQRTSKGYIAVFICLSTKAVHLEAASDGSTDAFLGALRRFTARRGRCAELYSDCGRNFVGANHELRALLREAGNQGEGHFAAASREGIRWKFNPPSAPHFGGIWEAAVKSVKHHLRRIIGEQRLTFEELTTLLTGIEACLNSRPLMPLSDDPEDPVALTPGHFLIGEPLTAIPEPSLADLPASRLNRWQLVQQMQQHFWKRWSREYLNSLQPRVKWLQDKARIKAGALVLIKSEILPPTQWPLARVVTVHPGPDASIRVATVRTGTSQFLRPVHKLIPLLPPDDGEGGTSEASETDRMSGSPDPRLQQNSP from the coding sequence ATGGCTGACCTTGTGGGAAATCAACGGATCATCGGCCAACGGATCTCCCGAATCGTTGTAAACCTGAAGAAGCGAGGAAAAGCCAACATCTCCATGGGAATGCTGCAAGCTGGCCTTAGCACGCTGCAAGAGCTGTGGGCTGATTTTCGGAAGGGAGATTCTCTCGTTAGAGCCGCAGCTGAGACGGACACGAAGGTTCGGGAAAGCTCATACCTCAAGGCCGATGAGTACGAGGACGTCCAGCAGGATTTCATCGAACAGTCTGGATTGTTGCGAGACATGATATCAGAGCTGAAGGCCGCGGCGACCGTTAAGGAAGCAACAAATTCAAACGCAACGGCAGGCGAGACGACCTCCGCAAGGTCACGCGCAGTGTTGCCCAAGATGTCTCTTCCAACGTTCGACGGACAGTACAAGGACTGGCCTCCGTTTCGCGATCTATTTACGTCGCTTATCATTGCGGAcgcttctctctctccggtCGAGCGTCTCCATTATTTAAAGGGATGCATGAAGGGCAGCGCAGCGTCCCTACTGAAGAACGTCAAGACGACCGCTGAGAATTTCCAAGTCGCCTGGGAGAAGCTGGAGGATCGCTTCGAGAATCGACGGTTGCTGGTACAGGCTCAAATCCGACTGCTGACGAAGCTCCCTCCGGTCCATAAGGAGTCCTCCGCCGAGATGCAGCGGCTTTTCGACGAGACCTTCGACGCCGTCGATGCTCTGGCCAATCTGGATCGTCCGGTCACCAACGCCACAGATTGGATCGTCGAACTAACCGTCGAGCGGCTTGACCGGCAGTCGCGGCGTGAGTGGGAGGAGTCGGTGAAGTTCTGTAAAGAATTACCCACGCTGGAGCAACTGAAGACCTTTATGATCGGTCGCATACAAACCTGCGAAGCATTAGAGGCTCCCCAGTCGGAAGGTGCAGCACCCCGGAAAACCTCGCAGGCCCGGGGCTTCAAGGTGCACCAGGTGTCCAAGGTTGGCGCTGCCGGGAGGTCCTGCTGTCTTTGCCAGGACCAGCATTACATCCAGAACTGCCGACAATTCCGCGATCAGACTCCCGCCGAGCGCAAGGACACGGTCCGAAGACTGAGCCTGTGCTTCAACTGCCTCGGCAACCATCAAGCGCACGATTGCAAGTCTGCTAAACGCTGCCAGCGGTGCGAGGGGAAACACCACACGATGATTCACGATGCAGCTCCACCCGCTCAGGAGAATAGCTCAGCTGGAATTCACGTGCAGCAGGTGTCCACGCCCGTAAGTAGTTCCGCGGTTATTCTCGGTACCGCTCGGGTGTCAGTTCTAGGTCCGCTTGGTCACCGCAGTCTTGTCCGAGTACTCATAGACCCCGGAAGCGAAGTCTCACTAGTCTCCGAAGCACTGGCGCAGCGGCTTGGCCTCCGGAGAAATCAGGCCCGTATTCCTCTTCGCGGAGTCGGCCGCTCAAGGGCTCAGTTTACCCGGGGGAAGACGGAGCTGACCATCTCGACTCATCACGGGCAGGAGACACCTTTAAGGATTCAGGCCTACGTGATCCCCGAACTCTCGACGTATCAGCCTAGGCATCTACCATCGCCCGGCGGCTGGCCTCACATTCAGGGGCTGAAATTGGCTGACCCGGGCTTCCATCACTCCGATCCTGTCGACATTCTCCTGGGAGCCGAGTCCTACGACCTCATACTCCTCGAAGGTGTCAAGAAGGGGCCCCCACACACGCCAGTTGCTCAGGAAACCCTCTTCGGCTGGATCTTGACAGGAGGATCCCGGTCGGCGAGCTGCAGGGGCTCTGCGGATCGGGTCGAGGCCCCCGTTCACCACTGCCGAGTAGATCGAGAGCTGATGGCCTCCTTGTCTAGGTTCTGGGAGCAAGAAGAGATCGAGGTGTCGATTCCTGTCACTGAGGAGGACCGTAGAGCCGAGGACCACTTCGCCGCGTCCTACAATCGGCAGCCAGATGGACGGTTCATGGTGCGTTTGCCGTTCAAGACCCGACCGGAGTTGGGAGAATCCAGGCGCACCGCCGTGCGGACACTTGACGGCCTGAGCTCCAAGTTTCGTCGTTCCACGGAGTTCAGGGTAGCTTATCAAGACTTCCTGGCCACCTACGAGGCGCTTGGGCACATGTCCTCGACATCTCCCTCTCATGTGAACACCTACTACCTTCCTCATCACGGGGTGCTGCGGGAGAGCAGCACTACGACCAAACTGAGGGTAGTTTTTAACGGCTCCATGCCCTCGTCGAACGGGAAGTCTATCAACGACTTCCTCCTCCGGGGCCCGAACCTGCTACCGAATCTGGCGGACGTGCTGCTGAAGTGGCGTCGGCACCGATTCGTCTTCTCTGCCGACATAGAGAAGATGTACCGGCAGATTCTCGTTCATCCCGAGGACCGACGGTGGCAGAGGATCGTGTGGAGACCTGCACAACGAGAAGGCATCGTAGATTACGAGCTGAGTACCGTAACCTACGGGCTCGCCTGTGCTCCTTACCTGGCTATTCGCTGCCTGCACCAACTCGCCCAACTGGAAGAGCATCGGTACCCTCGAGGCTCGCAGGCCGTCCAGAGGGACATCTACATGGACGACGTCCTCACCGGAGCTGACTCCCTTCCCGAGGCTCGGAGCAAGCAGCAGGAAATTCGAGAGCTCCTCATGGCGGGCGGATTTCCTCTTCGGAAGTGGGCAGCCAACTCAAGGGAACTCCTGGAAGGACTCTCCCCCGAGGAACGGAAGGGGATAGTCGAATGGGACTCTCCTACGTCTCATAGCGTCCTAGGTATCCGCTGGCTCCCGTCATTGGATTGCTTTCAGGTCTCCGCTGCCGCCTCGACCCGGAACTCAGGATACACAAAGCGATCTGTGCTCAGCGGTACTGCTCAGCTATTCGACCCGCTCGGCTGGCTAGCCCCGGTCACGATCGTCGCCAAGGTCCTGATGCAGTCCTTATGGCTCCTGAAGGTTGGCTGGGACGCACCACTGCCCGACAAGGAGGATCTTCTCTGGCAGAAGTTCCAACAGCAGCTGCCGACACTCCAAACCGTCAGCGTCCCTCGATGGCTCGGAATCTGCGGGCCCAACCAGGCGCTCGAGATCCACGGGTTCGCCGACGCATCGGAGCGCGCCTACGCTGCCGTCGTATACTCCCGCACCGTCAACGAGGAGGGAGCAGCTACCGTCTCGTTGATCGTCGCCAAATCGAGGGTCGCGCCGCTCAAACGAGTCTCGCTGCCCCGACTAGAGCTCTGCGCCGCCTTCCTTCTAGCTCGTCTCGTCCAGCACGTTAGCAAGGTGCTCGACCTGCAGGATGCCGACCTACACCTCTGGAGCGACTCTTCGGTGGCCCTCAGCTGGATTCAGGGTCATCCTTCCCGCTGGCCTACATACGTTGCGAACCGAGTCGCAGAAATTCAGCGGATGACGCCCTTCGCCAAGTGGCATCACGTCCGCAGCGCGGAGAACCCGGCTGACTGCGCTTCCCGAGGCCTGTATCCTTCGGAGCTTCCGAGCTTCGATCTGTGGTGGCGAGGTCCCGGATGGCTCACATCACCCGGCCACCCTCGGGCCTCATCGGACCCGGAGGCTAGCGACGAGGGAGCTGAACTCGCAGTGCACCACGTTGTTCGCAGGTTGGAGAGCCCATCCGGTTCCATGATCGAGCGGTTCTCTAACCTGACTCGCCTGCTCCGAGTCCTGGCCTGGTGTCGTCGTTGGATTCCTGGAAGGAGCAACGGAGAGTCAACCCTCTCAGCCTCGGAAGTACACGCGTGCCAACTCACCCTTTTGCGGCAGGAGCAGGCTTCACATTTCGAGGAGGAGATTCGGGCGCTCAGGAAGGGCCAACCAGTCCCAGCCAAGAGCCGGTTAGCTAAACTCAGCCCGTTTATGGATGCAGACGGAGTGCTGCGCGTTGGAGGCCGCCTTCAGGTCGCCAACCTCGCCTATGACAGGACGCATCCCGCCATACTCCCAGATGACTCACCCTTGGCCAGGTTGTGGGTTGACGCTGCTCACAGGCGATGCCTCCATGGGGGGACTCAACTGACGCTCGCCACTCTGCGGCAGGAGTGCTGGATACTCAAGGGTCGGCCAATGGTCAAGTCCTGTATCAGGCGATGTATCACCTGCATACGCTGGAGAGGACAAACGGCGTTAACAAAAATGGGAAACTTGCCGGTAACTCGAGTGACTCCATGTCGTCCCTTTTTCAGGTCGGGGATTGATTACGCGGGACCAATCCAGCTCCGAGCCGGTCGTGGACGTGGTCAGCGTACCTCGAAGGGATACATCGCTGTCTTCATCTGCCTTTCCACCAAGGCTGTGCATTTGGAAGCTGCGTCCGACGGGTCCACCGATGCATTCCTGGGCGCTCTACGGCGGTTCACGGCACGGCGAGGGCGCTGCGCCGAATTGTACAGCGACTGCGGGCGGAATTTCGTCGGTGCCAACCACGAGCTCCGGGCACTTCTTCGAGAAGCAGGGAACCAGGGGGAAGGGCATTTCGCCGCAGCCTCTCGTGAAGGCATCCGCTGGAAATTCAATCCCCCATCGGCTCCACACTTCGGCGGAATCTGGGAGGCTGCCGTGAAGTCCGTGAAGCACCACCTCCGCAGGATCATCGGCGAGCAGCGACTGACCTTCGAGGAGCTGACCACGCTCCTGACCGGTATCGAGGCTTGTCTCAATTCCAGGCCCTTAATGCCCTTGTCCGACGACCCGGAAGACCCAGTGGCTCTTACACCTGGGCACTTCCTGATCGGAGAACCGCTTACGGCGATCCCGGAGCCCAGCCTCGCGGACCTTCCCGCGTCTCGCTTAAACCGGTGGCAACTCGTGCAGCAGATGCAGCAGCATTTCTGGAAGCGCTGGTCTCGGGAATATCTAAACTCGCTGCAACCTCGAGTCAAATGGCTCCAGGATAAGGCCCGGATAAAGGCCGGAGCTCTTGTCTTAATTAAAAGCGAAATTCTTCCGCCTACGCAGTGGCCGCTTGCTCGCGTCGTAACCGTGCACCCGGGACCAGACGCTTCAATTCGAGTCGCGACAGTTCGCACCGGCACGTCGCAATTCCTCCGGCCGGTGCACAAACTAATTCCCTTGCTGCCACCGGACGATGGGGAAGGGGGTACGAGCGAGGCCTCCGAGACTGACCGGATGAGCGGTTCTCCCGATCCTCGCCTACAACAAAATTCACCGTAG